A region of Piscinibacter gummiphilus DNA encodes the following proteins:
- a CDS encoding bifunctional alpha/beta hydrolase/OsmC family protein, with protein MPTSTFSFVNGQGRRLAGRLEMPERICRGWAVLAHCFTCGKDSRSAVAMGRGLAAQGIGVLRFDFSGIGDSEGDADQSSFSLNVDDLVQAAAAMAAADMPVAMLIGHSLGGTAALVAAARIPSVRAVATVGAPFDAAHLLRHVPDEALRRIGADGTGPVPLGGFEVRVGQAFIDDVRTHDTEHHLAGLTVPLLILHSPVDQVVDIDNASRIFLAARHSKSFISLDKADHLLRDRADAEHATAVIAAWAGRYLPEPTALPGRVFDAEAEETGLGKFQLALQSGGSRWLADEPTAVGGLGSGPTPYNLLSSALAACTTMTLRHFADLKGWPLERVRTGVDHRKVKDRTPPDEFTRHIRVEGELDAKQLAALADVAARCPVHRTLAQGATFAAVTLTRADGRGEG; from the coding sequence ATGCCGACCAGCACCTTCTCGTTCGTCAACGGCCAGGGCCGGCGGCTCGCCGGCCGGCTCGAGATGCCCGAGCGCATCTGCCGCGGCTGGGCCGTGCTCGCGCACTGTTTCACGTGTGGCAAGGACAGCCGCTCGGCCGTCGCGATGGGCCGCGGGCTCGCAGCCCAGGGCATCGGCGTGCTGCGCTTCGACTTCTCCGGCATCGGGGACAGCGAGGGCGACGCCGACCAGTCGAGCTTCTCGCTGAACGTGGACGACCTCGTGCAGGCCGCCGCTGCCATGGCCGCGGCGGACATGCCGGTGGCGATGCTGATCGGCCACAGCCTCGGCGGCACCGCCGCGCTGGTGGCGGCCGCGCGCATCCCGTCCGTGCGCGCCGTGGCCACCGTGGGGGCGCCGTTCGACGCGGCCCACCTGCTGCGCCACGTGCCGGACGAGGCGCTGCGACGCATCGGCGCCGACGGCACGGGCCCCGTGCCGCTCGGCGGTTTCGAGGTGCGTGTCGGCCAGGCGTTCATCGACGACGTGCGCACGCACGACACCGAGCACCACCTCGCCGGACTGACGGTGCCGCTGCTCATCCTGCACAGCCCGGTGGACCAGGTGGTGGACATCGACAACGCGAGCCGCATCTTCCTCGCCGCGCGGCATTCGAAGAGCTTCATCTCGCTCGACAAGGCCGACCACCTGCTGCGCGACCGCGCCGACGCCGAACACGCCACGGCCGTGATCGCGGCGTGGGCCGGGCGCTACCTGCCCGAGCCCACTGCGCTGCCGGGCCGGGTGTTCGACGCCGAGGCGGAGGAGACCGGCCTGGGCAAGTTCCAGCTGGCCCTGCAGTCCGGCGGGTCGCGCTGGCTCGCCGACGAACCGACCGCCGTGGGCGGGCTGGGTTCGGGACCGACGCCATACAACCTGCTGTCGTCCGCGCTCGCGGCGTGCACGACGATGACACTTCGCCACTTCGCCGACCTCAAGGGCTGGCCGCTCGAGCGCGTGCGCACCGGGGTCGACCACCGCAAGGTCAAGGACCGCACGCCCCCTGACGAGTTCACGCGCCACATCCGCGTCGAAGGCGAACTGGACGCCAAGCAGCTGGCGGCCCTCGCCGACGTGGCAGCCCGCTGCCCCGTCCACCGCACCCTGGCCCAGGGCGCGACCTTCGCCGCGGTCACGCTGACCCGGGCCGACGGCCGCGGCGAAGGCTGA
- a CDS encoding peroxiredoxin-like family protein — protein sequence MPTLLSMPWPGLDRAAELLRSTGVGEHARRTGDRAPSGHVLDRQGGRVRLPDLWRDGPVVMLFFRGGWCRTCDLQLRAWRRQRDALAALGFRLVAVSPQQPDPQGECFGFDLLSDPDLAAANGFGIAFTLPPDAVDLYAANGIDIPVLNGNGLWVLPIPAVYVVGADGVVRFAYVEGDSPEGVRPEDVLVAMTTGVA from the coding sequence ATGCCCACGCTCCTCAGCATGCCCTGGCCCGGTCTCGACCGGGCCGCCGAACTTCTGCGTTCCACCGGGGTCGGCGAACACGCCCGACGCACGGGCGACCGCGCGCCCTCGGGCCATGTGCTCGACCGCCAGGGCGGGCGGGTGCGCCTCCCCGACCTGTGGCGTGACGGTCCCGTCGTGATGCTGTTCTTCCGCGGGGGCTGGTGCCGGACCTGCGACCTGCAACTGCGCGCCTGGCGCCGGCAGCGCGACGCGCTGGCCGCGCTCGGCTTCAGGCTGGTGGCGGTGTCGCCGCAGCAGCCCGACCCGCAGGGTGAATGCTTCGGCTTCGACCTCCTCAGCGATCCGGACCTGGCCGCCGCCAACGGCTTCGGCATCGCGTTCACGCTGCCGCCCGACGCGGTGGACCTCTATGCCGCGAACGGCATCGACATCCCGGTGCTCAACGGCAACGGACTGTGGGTGCTGCCCATTCCCGCGGTCTACGTCGTCGGCGCGGACGGCGTGGTGCGTTTCGCCTACGTGGAGGGCGATTCGCCGGAAGGTGTGCGCCCGGAGGACGTGCTCGTCGCGATGACCACCGGCGTGGCCTGA
- a CDS encoding CDGSH iron-sulfur domain-containing protein encodes MPTPPPDMPPVETARSDQVEVSFDGSRCIHARYCVTRAPATFLANVDGPWIHPGATPVESLVAVIHQCPSGALHYRCFDGGPEEPPPPVNLVTLRENGPYEVRAPMRLGDTALGFRAALCRCGASKNKPFCDNSHRHNGFQATSEPASGNTTALGQRDGPVSVRPLADGPLHLAGSLEIVSGTGRIVERTRAVELCRCGASEHKPFCDDSHLRIGFRAPGVERPSE; translated from the coding sequence ATGCCGACCCCGCCCCCGGACATGCCGCCCGTGGAGACCGCACGAAGCGACCAGGTCGAGGTGAGCTTCGACGGCTCGCGGTGCATCCACGCGCGCTACTGCGTCACGCGTGCGCCGGCCACCTTCCTCGCGAACGTCGACGGTCCGTGGATCCATCCCGGCGCCACGCCCGTCGAGAGCCTCGTCGCGGTGATCCACCAGTGCCCGTCGGGCGCACTGCACTACCGCTGCTTCGATGGCGGGCCGGAGGAGCCGCCACCGCCGGTGAACCTCGTGACGCTGCGCGAGAACGGGCCGTACGAGGTGCGTGCGCCGATGCGACTGGGCGACACCGCGCTGGGCTTCCGCGCCGCGCTGTGCCGCTGCGGCGCGTCGAAGAACAAACCCTTCTGCGACAACAGCCACCGCCACAACGGTTTCCAGGCCACCAGCGAACCCGCGAGTGGGAACACCACCGCGCTCGGGCAACGCGACGGGCCCGTGTCCGTCCGTCCCCTGGCCGATGGCCCGCTGCATCTCGCCGGATCCCTGGAAATCGTTTCCGGCACGGGCCGCATCGTCGAACGCACGCGAGCGGTGGAACTGTGCCGCTGCGGCGCGAGCGAACACAAACCCTTCTGCGACGACAGCCACCTGCGCATCGGTTTCCGCGCGCCGGGGGTCGAGCGTCCGTCCGAATGA
- a CDS encoding glutathione S-transferase family protein, with translation MKLFYFPGACSLAGHIVLEWIARPYEAVRMSRDSIKSPDYLAMNAGGTVPLLMDDGFALTENVAILGYLGDLHPEAGLLGDGSPRGRADVMRWLAFLNSDVHKAFKPIFVPGRFLDDAGAADALATKARGHIRDYLERLDAQLEGREWLVGERSVADPYLFVLLRWARAKGVHTSDLHNLARFFVRMHDDEGVRQALVNEEGAHALGGR, from the coding sequence ATGAAGCTGTTCTACTTCCCCGGCGCGTGTTCGCTCGCCGGGCACATCGTGCTCGAATGGATCGCGCGGCCGTACGAGGCCGTGCGCATGAGCCGCGACAGCATCAAGTCGCCGGACTACCTCGCCATGAACGCGGGCGGCACGGTGCCGCTGCTGATGGACGACGGGTTCGCGCTCACCGAAAACGTCGCGATCCTCGGCTACCTCGGCGACCTGCACCCCGAGGCCGGCCTGCTGGGCGACGGTTCGCCGCGCGGCCGTGCCGACGTGATGCGGTGGCTCGCGTTCCTGAACTCGGACGTGCACAAGGCCTTCAAGCCCATCTTCGTGCCGGGCCGCTTTCTCGATGATGCCGGTGCCGCCGACGCGCTGGCGACGAAGGCCCGCGGCCACATCCGCGACTACCTGGAGCGGCTCGATGCCCAGCTCGAAGGCCGCGAGTGGCTGGTGGGCGAGCGGTCCGTCGCCGACCCGTACCTGTTCGTGCTGCTGCGGTGGGCCCGCGCCAAGGGGGTGCACACCAGCGACCTGCACAACCTCGCGCGGTTCTTCGTGCGCATGCACGACGACGAGGGCGTCCGCCAGGCGCTCGTGAACGAGGAAGGCGCCCACGCGCTGGGCGGGCGCTGA
- a CDS encoding SDR family oxidoreductase, translating into MKVVVIGGTGLIGSKLVARLQAAGHEVVVGSPNTGINTITGEGLDAALAGAQVVVDVANSPSFADDAVMSFFQTSGRNLLAAEKKAGVRHHIALSVVGTERLQASGYFRAKQAQEDLIKASDVPYTIVHSTQFFEFAGGIAQSATEGQSVRLSPALIQPISSDDVADAMFDAAVAAPFNGIVEIAGPERFRLAELVGQYLAAKKDPRHVVPDEGALYFGARLDDATLVPAATSVPRLGAARFQAWLATQVG; encoded by the coding sequence ATGAAAGTCGTCGTCATCGGCGGAACCGGCCTCATCGGGTCGAAGCTCGTGGCCCGCCTGCAGGCGGCGGGCCACGAGGTCGTCGTCGGGTCGCCCAACACCGGCATCAACACGATCACCGGCGAGGGGCTCGATGCGGCCCTCGCCGGCGCCCAGGTCGTCGTGGACGTCGCCAACTCGCCGTCCTTCGCGGACGACGCGGTGATGTCCTTCTTCCAGACGTCGGGCCGCAACCTGCTCGCCGCCGAGAAGAAGGCGGGCGTGCGCCACCACATCGCGTTGTCCGTGGTGGGCACGGAACGCCTGCAGGCCAGCGGCTACTTCCGCGCGAAGCAGGCGCAGGAGGACCTCATCAAGGCCTCGGACGTGCCGTACACCATCGTGCATTCGACGCAGTTCTTCGAGTTCGCCGGCGGCATCGCGCAGTCGGCGACCGAAGGCCAGTCGGTGCGCCTGTCGCCCGCGCTGATCCAGCCGATCTCGTCGGACGACGTGGCGGACGCGATGTTCGATGCCGCCGTCGCGGCGCCGTTCAACGGCATCGTCGAGATCGCCGGACCGGAACGCTTCCGCCTCGCCGAACTCGTGGGCCAGTACCTCGCCGCGAAGAAGGATCCGCGCCACGTGGTGCCGGACGAGGGCGCGCTGTACTTCGGCGCCCGGCTGGACGACGCCACGCTGGTGCCGGCCGCCACGTCGGTGCCGCGCCTCGGTGCGGCGCGCTTCCAGGCGTGGCTCGCCACGCAGGTGGGCTGA
- a CDS encoding carboxymuconolactone decarboxylase family protein, giving the protein MTQRINFMKQSPELTKKLLEFSAALKSCSIEEKIRNLVDIRVAQLNGCAFCLDMHIKSARINGERELRLHHLAAWRESTLFVPRERASLAWAEILTQLPAQGVPDELFERVRGQLSETEISDLTYVVMAANAWNRANIAFKTVPGSSDSAFGLDKAQLA; this is encoded by the coding sequence ATGACCCAACGCATCAACTTCATGAAGCAGTCCCCGGAACTCACGAAGAAGCTCCTCGAGTTCTCCGCCGCGCTGAAGAGCTGCTCGATCGAAGAGAAGATCCGCAACCTCGTCGACATCCGCGTCGCCCAGCTCAACGGCTGCGCGTTCTGCCTCGACATGCACATCAAGTCGGCCCGGATCAACGGCGAACGCGAACTGCGCCTGCACCACCTGGCCGCCTGGCGCGAGTCCACGCTGTTCGTGCCGCGCGAGCGCGCCTCGCTGGCCTGGGCCGAGATCCTGACCCAGCTGCCCGCGCAAGGTGTGCCCGACGAGCTGTTCGAACGTGTCCGCGGCCAGCTCTCCGAGACCGAGATCTCCGACCTCACGTACGTCGTGATGGCGGCCAATGCGTGGAACCGCGCCAACATCGCGTTCAAGACGGTGCCGGGCAGCTCGGACTCCGCGTTCGGCCTCGACAAGGCCCAGCTGGCCTGA
- a CDS encoding DUF2384 domain-containing protein: MTVRIDPVRTASATCGPQYLPPTPPLADTFQWLEDVALLEMSHGYRVHGGLIGGDDFAQRLRAHHDQPVSRLARWIVEREVVAIDWRGAILLPAFQLSRGDDGIRPVVSGVLAELRGVFDDAELAQWFIRRNTWLGDARPLDLVEIDEDAIVGAARADRFVAGG, translated from the coding sequence ATGACCGTTCGAATCGACCCCGTGCGCACCGCGTCCGCCACGTGCGGTCCGCAGTACCTGCCGCCGACGCCGCCGCTGGCCGACACGTTCCAGTGGCTGGAAGACGTCGCGCTCCTCGAGATGAGCCACGGCTACCGGGTTCACGGCGGTCTCATCGGCGGGGACGACTTCGCGCAGCGCCTGCGCGCACACCACGACCAGCCCGTCTCCCGGCTCGCGCGGTGGATCGTGGAACGGGAGGTGGTGGCCATCGACTGGCGCGGCGCGATCCTGCTGCCCGCGTTCCAGCTGTCGCGCGGCGACGACGGCATCCGCCCGGTGGTGTCCGGCGTGCTCGCCGAATTGCGCGGCGTGTTCGACGACGCCGAACTCGCGCAGTGGTTCATCCGCCGCAACACCTGGCTCGGCGACGCACGCCCCCTGGACCTGGTCGAGATCGACGAGGACGCGATCGTGGGCGCCGCACGGGCCGACCGGTTCGTGGCGGGCGGCTGA
- a CDS encoding Ohr family peroxiredoxin produces the protein MAKLSPPPTTLLDTYRGTEFQPLYTTTVNVTGGEAAHGRASGIVRSEDGGLDLELRLPPALGGPGGGTNPEQLFAAGYGACFHGAVNLLAARHGIELHGASVAVTVAFGCDPMDGRHSLTAELVVRLPGLDRTLAERLVRETERICPYAKLVRQGIESSVRVET, from the coding sequence ATGGCCAAGCTGAGCCCACCCCCCACCACGCTGCTGGACACCTACCGCGGCACCGAGTTCCAGCCGCTCTACACCACGACGGTGAACGTCACCGGGGGCGAGGCGGCGCACGGACGCGCGTCCGGCATCGTGCGGTCGGAGGATGGCGGGCTCGACCTCGAACTGCGCCTGCCTCCCGCGCTCGGCGGACCCGGGGGCGGCACGAACCCCGAGCAGCTGTTCGCCGCGGGCTACGGTGCGTGTTTCCACGGCGCCGTGAACCTGCTGGCGGCACGTCACGGCATCGAGCTCCACGGTGCGTCGGTGGCGGTGACCGTCGCGTTCGGTTGCGACCCGATGGATGGCCGGCACAGCCTCACCGCGGAACTGGTCGTGCGCCTGCCGGGGCTCGACCGCACGCTCGCCGAACGCCTCGTGCGCGAGACCGAACGCATCTGCCCGTACGCGAAGCTGGTCCGCCAGGGCATCGAGAGTTCGGTGCGCGTCGAGACTTGA